In one window of Rhizobium sp. ACO-34A DNA:
- a CDS encoding thiosulfate transporter subunit, translating to MKRIFRLSIAVAAVLAGTSLARAEDKILNASYDISRELFVAVNEAFVPKYKADTGKDVVIDQSHAGSSKQARSILEGLEADVVTFNQVTDVETLAKGGFVSADWQKDFPNNASPYYSFPAFVVRAGNPKNIKNWDDLIRDDVKVIFPNPKTSGNARYTYLAATAFAKKAYGGDEAKVKEFITKLFNNVPVFDTGGRAATTTFVERNVGDVLVTFEAETRGIVKEFGKDKLEAVTPPSSLLAEFPVAIVDKVVDARGTRDLAKAYLDFLYTPEGQRILAENGNRVNDPEVSAAFKSEFPPVELAKVEDVFGSWSDIQKTHFASGGLLDELYGQR from the coding sequence ATGAAGCGCATTTTCAGGCTTTCGATTGCGGTGGCGGCAGTGCTTGCTGGCACGTCGCTCGCTCGGGCCGAAGACAAGATTCTCAACGCGTCCTATGATATTTCGCGTGAGCTGTTCGTAGCCGTGAACGAGGCTTTCGTGCCGAAGTACAAGGCGGATACCGGCAAGGACGTCGTTATCGACCAGTCGCATGCCGGCTCTTCTAAGCAGGCGCGCTCGATCCTCGAAGGCCTTGAAGCCGATGTCGTGACGTTCAATCAGGTGACGGACGTCGAAACGCTGGCCAAGGGTGGTTTCGTCTCTGCCGACTGGCAGAAGGATTTCCCGAACAACGCTTCGCCTTATTACTCCTTCCCGGCCTTCGTCGTCCGTGCGGGCAACCCGAAGAACATCAAGAATTGGGACGATCTCATCCGTGATGACGTCAAGGTCATCTTCCCGAACCCGAAGACCTCGGGCAATGCCCGCTACACCTATCTTGCCGCGACCGCTTTCGCGAAAAAGGCCTATGGTGGCGACGAAGCCAAGGTGAAGGAATTCATCACTAAGCTGTTCAATAATGTTCCGGTGTTCGATACCGGGGGACGCGCCGCCACGACCACCTTCGTGGAGCGCAATGTCGGCGACGTGCTCGTCACCTTCGAAGCCGAGACGCGCGGCATCGTGAAGGAATTCGGCAAGGACAAGCTCGAAGCCGTAACCCCGCCTTCCAGCCTGCTGGCCGAGTTTCCGGTTGCCATCGTCGACAAGGTTGTCGATGCGCGTGGAACGCGTGATCTGGCCAAGGCCTATCTCGACTTCCTCTACACGCCGGAAGGTCAGCGCATCCTTGCCGAAAACGGCAACCGGGTGAACGATCCCGAAGTAAGTGCCGCATTCAAGAGCGAGTTCCCGCCGGTCGAGCTTGCGAAGGTCGAGGATGTTTTTGGCTCCTGGAGCGATATCCAGAAAACGCATTTCGCCTCGGGCGGCCTGCTGGACGAGCTTTACGGGCAGCGTTAA